One Conger conger chromosome 7, fConCon1.1, whole genome shotgun sequence genomic window, ATTTGGGTATGAACCTCGGATGTAAACCAGGAGCTGGTGGAGAATTGTGGTCTCTGATTAGTTCTGACACAGGAGGTGCCCATGGCCATATCCTAATCTTATCCACTGAGCTAAAAGGCTTAATTGTTCTCTGAGATACTTTAATAAAACGGGTCTAGGATTGGTTAGAATcgatattaaaaatgtatttctaacaCCATACACCCCCATGTGCTCTTCCTTACTAGATTCTGCAAGGATACCTTTGACAAGAACTACAAAGCCACAATAGGGGTGGATTTTGAGATGGAGAGGTTTGAGGTGCTGGGCGTTCCCTTCAGTTTACAGCTGTGAGTCTCATCTGGGAGGGGAGTGGGAGAATAGCTGTGTGTGGTGGAGGTTCCCTTCGCTATCTGCAGCCTGAAGCAGCCCACTCgctctgttcctctgttctaCAGATGGGACACTGCCGGACAGGAGAGGTTCAAGTGCATTGCCTCTACATACTACAGAGGAGCACAGGGTACAGAAATCAAAACGGCGCTTTTCtcacaaagcttttttttttacctgtatgTATAAAATTTGTGTGCTGCTTATGAGCTGTAGTGCTAGAGCGTTTTGGGCTTTCTGTTTAATCGATGTTACAGTTTGTTATAAAACAGgatacttttttctttctggaatgtaagtaattatatatttgttCTGAGGTATTACCTGGGCTAAATTATACACAAGAAGGCTGTTTAGTCTTTAGTCTAGTAGTTTTTCTAAAATCCATAGCAATTCTTTAGTCAATTTGGAACATATTGTTCCTTGGTATAAAGCTATGGCCAGCTATCATCTGTTTAGAAACCTATtgtagcttgagctgttgttttcctGGAGAGGGCATGATGCAGTTAATGACAAATTTTGTAGCTGGGCTAATGTGTCTTTTCTCTTTCCTTGTAGCCATCATAATTGTGTTTGACGTCAATGATGTAGCCTCTCTTTACCACGCAAGGTAAGGGACGCAGTGATTGACCTCAATCTGTGCCACTGGTCAGGTGGAGGTAGTGCAGTTTGGTGTCACTGACATGTCAGTATAGTGAATGCTGTCATCTGTGTTCAAAGGCAGTGGCTGGAGGACGCCATGAAAGAGAACGACCCCTCCAGTGTGCTGCTCTTCCTGGTGGGAACCAAGAAAGACCTGAGTGTGAGTGCCCGTCTCAAAAGCCATGACGCTGTGGCAAGCTAGTGCTGTGGCTCTGTAGCATGTTCAGGTCTTCACCATAtttttctctcccactccctgtGCCAGTCTCCTGCCATGTTCTCCCAGATTGAGCAGGACGCCATTAAACTGTCAGAAGAGATTAGAGCAGAATACTGGGCGGTGTCTGCACTTTCAGGTGGGCTACTccgttacacacacaacatgtacacCCTTCACCACGGGAAGGTGTGACCCGTTTTCTGTTGAATAGAGGTCACCCTTTTAGACTGAATGAAACTCATCATCCAGCTCATTGAGTGTGATTAGCATGGCAGCatttctctcctctgctcccccacacacacgtgcacacattcTCATGTGACTTGTAGATTTGAGGAAGGACTGCTACGGATACTGTGTCCAAGCATCATTCTggattatttaataaatatttttgaactTCATATGATTTGTTTTCACTCCTATTTGTAGAACAGTGGAACAGTCTGTCCTCAGTATTGCTTGTGGTCTCCTATTAGATTTTAGTCATGCTTTTTACAGTTaaggttgtgtgtgggtgtgtgtacggtATCTGTGATTGAACTCCTCGGTGCTGTAGGAGAGAGTGTGAAGGAGTTCTTCTTCCGCGTGGCAGCGCTGACATTTGAGGCAAACGTTCTGGCTGAGTTGGAGAAGAGCGGATCCAGACGCATCGGCGATGTTGTCAGTGAGTATTGTCCTGGAGGCAATATGATCAACTGATGATCAGTCAAACACTTCATTTCTCATGTCGTTCCTCAGCGTGTGTCACAGCTGAAGCTAAATTCTTTGTTCAAGCAGCTGAAACGCATAGCTCTGTAGCTATTCTGCTCTAGGAATGACAGAAACGGTCATTTGCCTTGTGGACAACATCCTTACACTTTTTCATTCTGTTACAGGAATAAACAGCAATTCCTGCAACTTGTACGCAACATCCCAGAAGAAGCAGTCTAACTGTTGCCAGTGAGGTTGAATTGTACATTGACAGAAAGTTTCACTCTAAATTACCACAGCATGGTACTAAAGCACATGGATAGCAGCACAGCCATCCAAGAGAAATGTCCACAGCAGAATTGCCATGGAAAACCGAATGTCAGCATTGCAAAGGGGACCCCAAATGGTACGAACAATGTAATTGTCTGTGAGGAAGTTGTGGATGATTCCCACAAATGAGCTGGACTTCAAACATCTTGAATACATTATTGTATGTGGTTGCAAGCTTTTATCATCATTAGTTTGAACTTTTTCCAAAACCAACTGTACAAAGAAGAATGCCTTTTTAATGGTCTGATTATAATGGTACTGCCTCATGCATTAACAGGACAATCATCTTTGTGTTGCAGACATGTTGCTTGATAGGcaattatttttgtgcatttcatttattattgaattaattaGTAGAGTTTTAGTGCTACTGGGTTGTATTCCTGTAGTTAATGACTGCCTTTGAGAATACTCTACTTCCAGGACCAAGAGATTCTGAAATATATTGTATAACAATAGCATGTatgcattgttaaaaaaaaaaaaaaaaaaacccacgtTCAAGTGGGACCTCAGTGTGACCAATtgtacatttggaaaatgttaGTGCGATTGCCTTACATGGTAAGTCTTAATACAGTGATACAAGgtacaaattacacattttctagtgtttaaaggaaaaaaaaaaaagaaggtatttGCCTATTCAAAATAATCCAAGTTTTGAACTTGATGCAATTAATTCAATATATAGTAGTCAAGGCAAGTTGTTTGGATTTCAAATTTAATCAAGAGCATTTCATAGGGTTATTTCTGACCTAGTGTCATTTGGATGAACCATGTATGCAATTAATTTGGCACAATTTTAGTAGAATTTGgttcaattaaatatttatttaagttgtTAGAACGGttgttctgtttctctgtacAGTGTCTTTGTGATAGTTCTCTGTAAAAAGGCTATACAAAATTAATTGAATAGAAGAACTGTAGTTGAATATTTTAGGTAACGTTTATTGGAACTCAATGTAATTCGgcacattaaaaagaaaatccagaaCTACAATTTCTGTGTTAATGGTAAAACAATTAACATATTAAGAAAAATGGCATACAAGAATAATTAAGTGTTATgttaaccccaaaaaaacactgaatagAAACCGTATAGGTTTGGTTTagattagatttagatttagattttacagtgaaataaattgttaaaaaaagGAGATAATTTAAGGAAACAATTGCTCTCTTCAAGACAAATCAGGCTTGCTGTCTATTACAAAGATCTACACCAGAACAAATGGCAGAATTGCATATACACTAGTTCTAgtcatttcttatttctttcaaACCGCATCAGGCTCGCTTTATTCCGACAAACGCAGGTTCATGGAGAGGAGGTGGCTTGCAAAAGCAGGCCTGCACCAGAGTGGCCCGGGTTCAGTCCGTCAGGCTGACGAAGCTGTGGAAGGAGTCCAGGTGCTGCCTGTCTATCTGAGCCTGCAGGGTCTCTGGGATGCAGTGAGAGTACCTGTACCTCTCTTTGATCCACCGCCCCCCCTCGCTGTTCTCTATGGCAACTGCTGCTACACCTGAAATCAAATGTCACTAATGAACATTAATGAAATGAAGCAAAGAACACGATATCATACAGCAAGCTATGGTGTTCAATTACTACAAATATACCTGAACATGCCTTATTTTGCTTGAAACCCATCATCAGTAACTAGTCAGTGGAGAAAAAATAAAGTCATTTTTTCTCAGCAGCCAAATTATGCAGTCCTCCAAAATGATTGCCACAGGTCTTACTGAATTATAGTGTCAGTATTACTGAACAGACTACCCTGTAAACATGGAA contains:
- the LOC133133730 gene encoding ras-related protein Rab-34-like, with translation MSVLPPVRKDRIIIKLPKCPGKGAALHTKDAFHPKVKTACQEQRTGTVGFKISKVIVVGDVAVGKTCLINRFCKDTFDKNYKATIGVDFEMERFEVLGVPFSLQLWDTAGQERFKCIASTYYRGAQAIIIVFDVNDVASLYHARQWLEDAMKENDPSSVLLFLVGTKKDLSSPAMFSQIEQDAIKLSEEIRAEYWAVSALSGESVKEFFFRVAALTFEANVLAELEKSGSRRIGDVVRINSNSCNLYATSQKKQSNCCQ